A genomic stretch from Orcinus orca chromosome 14, mOrcOrc1.1, whole genome shotgun sequence includes:
- the SPRTN gene encoding DNA-dependent metalloprotease SPRTN isoform X5 — translation MEELDPAVRGSGTWSPPAAMDEDMVLALQLQEEWNLQVLERDPAQEPLSLVDASWELVDPTPDIQALFMLFNDRFFWGHLEAVEVKWSMRMTLCAGICSYEGRGGMCSIRLSEPLLKLRPRKDLVETLLHEMIHAYLFVTNNDKDREGHGPEFCKHMHRINRLTGANITVYHTFHDEVDEYRRHWWRCNGPCQHKKPYYGYVKRATNRAPSAHDYWWAEHQKTCGGTYIKIKEPESYSKKGKGKTKPGRQPVSEAENKERVEGQAHQIEELNQHGGRHGTQEMGDPTESGDRISRTMWKEV, via the exons ATg GAGGAGCTCGACCCGGCCGTCCGAGGCTCCGGTACGTGGAGTCCCCCGGCAGCCATGGATGAGGACATGGTTTTGGCGCTGCAGCTTCAGGAGGAGTGGAACTTGCAGGTCTTGGAGCGCGATCCGGCCCAGGAGCCTCTGTCTCTGGTGGATGCGTCCTGGGAGCTGGTGGACCCCACCCCCGATATTCAGGCCCTGTTTATGCTGTTCAACGACCGTTTCTTCTGGGGCCATCTGGAGGCGGTCGAGGTGAAGTGGAGCATGCGAATGACGCT GTGCGCTGGGATATGCAGCTACGAAGGCAGGGGCGGAATGTGTTCCATCCGCCTCAGTGAACCCCTCTTAAAGTTGAGACCAAGAAAGGATCTGGTGGAG ACCCTCTTGCATGAAATGATACATGCCTATTTATTTGTCACGAATAACGATAAAGATCGGGAAGGGCACGGCCCAGAGTTTTGTAAGCATATGCATCGCATCAATCGCCTGACGGGAGCCAATATAACG GTGTACCATACTTTCCACGACGAGGTGGATGAGTACCGGCGACACTGGTGGCGCTGCAATGGGCCGTGTCAGCACAAGAAGCCATATTACGGCTACGTGAAACGCGCCACCAACAGGGCACCCTCTGCCCATGACTACTGGTGGGCTGAGCACCAGAAAACCTGTGGAGGCACCTACATAAAAATCAAGGAACCAGAGAGCTACtcaaaaaaaggcaaaggaaagacAAAACCAGGAAGGCAGCCAGTATCAGAAGCAGAAAATAAAG AACGCGTTGAAGGCCAGGCCCACCAGATTGAGGAACTAAACCAACATGGAGGAAGACATGGGACCCAGGAAATGGGAGACCCAACGGAGAGTGGTGATAGGATCTCCAGAACAATGTGGAAGGAGGTCTAG
- the SPRTN gene encoding DNA-dependent metalloprotease SPRTN isoform X1 — MEELDPAVRGSGTWSPPAAMDEDMVLALQLQEEWNLQVLERDPAQEPLSLVDASWELVDPTPDIQALFMLFNDRFFWGHLEAVEVKWSMRMTLCAGICSYEGRGGMCSIRLSEPLLKLRPRKDLVETLLHEMIHAYLFVTNNDKDREGHGPEFCKHMHRINRLTGANITVYHTFHDEVDEYRRHWWRCNGPCQHKKPYYGYVKRATNRAPSAHDYWWAEHQKTCGGTYIKIKEPESYSKKGKGKTKPGRQPVSEAENKGKPNRGETQLLIPFSGKGYVLGGTSSSPSSGKCLTSHAVKTQDLLNQDHSANALRPNSKPEVTFEQNGSSGKTSLVSAALSSSHQSVLSNYFSRVSVSKHKAFRSVSGSPMKSLTVGDITKNSVSSSSQRRVTSSKISLRNPLKAVQSTSVTAPQVAGGPEDQFPSKRPRLEDRTVFNNFFIAKEQTQSGGNDPKCGSRPIAATQNASSSSSQSKMVHCPVCQSEVLESQINEHLDWCLAGDSL, encoded by the exons ATg GAGGAGCTCGACCCGGCCGTCCGAGGCTCCGGTACGTGGAGTCCCCCGGCAGCCATGGATGAGGACATGGTTTTGGCGCTGCAGCTTCAGGAGGAGTGGAACTTGCAGGTCTTGGAGCGCGATCCGGCCCAGGAGCCTCTGTCTCTGGTGGATGCGTCCTGGGAGCTGGTGGACCCCACCCCCGATATTCAGGCCCTGTTTATGCTGTTCAACGACCGTTTCTTCTGGGGCCATCTGGAGGCGGTCGAGGTGAAGTGGAGCATGCGAATGACGCT GTGCGCTGGGATATGCAGCTACGAAGGCAGGGGCGGAATGTGTTCCATCCGCCTCAGTGAACCCCTCTTAAAGTTGAGACCAAGAAAGGATCTGGTGGAG ACCCTCTTGCATGAAATGATACATGCCTATTTATTTGTCACGAATAACGATAAAGATCGGGAAGGGCACGGCCCAGAGTTTTGTAAGCATATGCATCGCATCAATCGCCTGACGGGAGCCAATATAACG GTGTACCATACTTTCCACGACGAGGTGGATGAGTACCGGCGACACTGGTGGCGCTGCAATGGGCCGTGTCAGCACAAGAAGCCATATTACGGCTACGTGAAACGCGCCACCAACAGGGCACCCTCTGCCCATGACTACTGGTGGGCTGAGCACCAGAAAACCTGTGGAGGCACCTACATAAAAATCAAGGAACCAGAGAGCTACtcaaaaaaaggcaaaggaaagacAAAACCAGGAAGGCAGCCAGTATCAGAAGCAGAAAATAAAG GTAAACCGAACAGAGGGGAGACACAGTTGTTAATCCCTTTCAGTGGGAAAGGGTATGTTCTAGGGGGAACCAGCAGTTCGCCTTCATCTGGGAAATGTCTCACTTCACATGCTGTTAAAACCCAGGATCTTTTAAATCAGGACCATTCAGCAAATGCCTTAAGACCCAATTCGAAAcctgaggtgacatttgaacagaaCGGCTCAAGTGGGAAAACGTCCTTAGTCTCCGCTGCTCTCAGTTCCAGTCACCAAAGTGTTTTAAGCAACTACTTCTCTAGAGTATCGGTCTCCAAGCACAAGGCTTTCAGAAGTGTGAGTGGGTCTCCGATGAAAAGCCTCACGGTTGGTGACATCACTAAAAACTCGGTCTCTTCTAGTTCTCAAAGGAGGGTGACATCTTCTAAGATATCCCTAAGAAATCCTCTAAAAGCAGTGCAATCGACATCTGTGACTGCACCCCAGGTTGCAGGTGGGCCTGAAGATCAATTCCCAAGTAAACGCCCCAGGCTCGAAGACAGGACTGTTTTCAACAACTTTTTTATCGCGAAAGAGCAAACACAGAGTGGTGGTAACGATCCAAAGTGTGGTTCACGTCCTATAGCTGCAACGCAGAATGCCAGCAGTTCATCTAGTCAGAGCAAAATGGTTCACTGTCCTGTTTGTCAGAGTGAAGTTTTGGAGTCTCAGATTAATGAGCACCTGGACTGGTGCCTTGCAGGTGATAGCCTCTAA
- the EXOC8 gene encoding exocyst complex component 8 — MAMAMSDSGASRLRRQLESGGFEARLYVKQLSQQSDGDRDLQEHRQRIQALAEETAQNLKRNVYQNYRQFIETAREISYLESEMYQLSHLLTEQKSSLESIPLTLLPAAAAAGAAAASGGEEGGGGAGVRDHLRGQAGFFPSPGGASRDSSGPGEEGKQRTLTTLLEKVEGCRHLLETPGQYLVYNGDLVEYEADHMAQLQRVHGFLMNDCLLVATWLPQRRGMYRYNALYPLDGLAVVNVKDNPPMKDMFKLLMFPESRIFQAENAKIKREWLEVLEETKRALSEKRRRGQEEAAAPRGPPQVTSKAGNPFEDEDDGEPAVPEAEEEKVDLSVEWIQELPEDLDVCIAQRDFEGAVDLLDKLNRYLEDKPSPPPVKELRARVDERVRQLTEVLVFELSPDRSLRGGPKATRRAVSQLIRLGQCTKACELFLRNRAAAVHTAIRQLRIEGATLLYIHKLCHVFFTSLLETAREFETDFAGTDSGCYSAFVVWARSAMGMFVDAFSKQVFDSKESLSTAAECVKVAKEHCQQLGDIGLDLTFIIHALLVKDIQGALHSYKEIIIEATKHRNSEEMWRRMNLMTPEALGKLKEEMKSCGVGNFEQYTGDDCWVNLSYTVVAFTKQTMGFLEEALKLYFPELHMVLLESLVEIILVAVQHVDYSLRCEQDPEKKAFIRQNASFLYETVLPVVEKRFEEGVGKPAKQLQDLRNASRLMRVNPESTTSVV, encoded by the coding sequence ATGGCGATGGCGATGTCAGACAGCGGGGCGAGCCGCCTGCGGCGGCAGTTGGAGTCGGGCGGCTTCGAGGCGCGGCTGTACGTGAAGCAGCTCTCGCAGCAGTCGGACGGAGACCGAGACCTGCAGGAGCACCGGCAGCGCATCCAGGCGCTGGCGGAGGAGACGGCGCAGAACCTGAAGCGCAACGTCTACCAGAACTACCGGCAGTTCATAGAGACGGCCCGCGAGATCTCCTACCTGGAGAGCGAGATGTATCAGCTCAGTCACCTGCTGACCGAGCAGAAGAGCAGCCTGGAGAGCATCCCGCTTACCCTGCTGCCGGCTGCCGCCGCCGCGggggccgccgccgcctccggaggggaggaggggggaggcggCGCGGGGGTCCGCGACCACCTCCGGGGCCAGGCTGGCTTTTTCCCCAGCCCCGGGGGCGCCTCCCGCGACAGTTCTGGGCCAGGCGAGGAAGGAAAGCAGCGCACTCTCACCACCCTGCTTGAGAAGGTGGAAGGCTGCAGGCACCTGCTGGAGACGCCGGGACAGTACCTGGTGTACAACGGGGACCTGGTGGAATACGAGGCGGACCACATGGCCCAGCTGCAGCGGGTGCACGGCTTTCTCATGAACGACTGTTTGCTGGTGGCCACCTGGCTGCCACAGCGGCGGGGGATGTATCGCTACAACGCCCTCTATCCCCTGGATGGTTTGGCCGTGGTCAATGTCAAGGACAACCCGCCCATGAAGGACATGTTCAAGCTGCTCATGTTTCCTGAGAGCCGTATTTTTCAAGCGGAAAACGCAAAAATCAAACGAGAGTGGCTGGAAGTGCTGGAGGAAACCAAGAGGGCCCTCAGTGAAAAAAGACGCagggggcaggaggaggcagCTGCCCCTCGAGGGCCACCCCAGGTGACTTCCAAGGCTGGCAACCCATTTGAGGACGAAGACGACGGCGAACCAGCTGTTCCCGAGGCAGAAGAAGAGAAGGTGGACCTCTCAGTGGAATGGATCCAGGAATTGCCTGAAGACCTGGATGTCTGTATTGCCCAGAGGGACTTTGAAGGGGCCGTCGACCTGCTGGATAAATTGAACCGTTACCTGGAAGATAAGCCCAGCCCACCTCCTGTGAAAGAACTAAGGGCCAGAGTGGATGAGCGTGTCCGCCAGCTCACTGAGGTGCTAGTGTTTGAACTCTCCCCGGATCGGTCCCTGAGAGGTGGTCCCAAGGCTACCCGCCGGGCGGTTTCTCAGCTAATCCGGCTTGGCCAGTGCACGAAGGCTTGTGAGCTGTTTTTGAGAAACAGGGCAGCAGCTGTGCATACTGCAATACGCCAGCTTCGCATTGAAGGTGCCACTTTACTCTACATTCATAAGCTctgccacgtcttctttaccaGCCTTCTggagaccgccagggaatttgaGACGGACTTTGCGGGCACCGACAGCGGCTGCTACTCTGCCTTTGTGGTCTGGGCGAGGTCAGCCATGGGCATGTTTGTGGATGCTTTTAGCAAGCAGGTGTTTGATAGTAAGGAGAGCCTCTCCACGGCGGCTGAGTGTGTAAAAGTGGCAAAGGAGCATTGTCAGCAGCTGGGCGACATCGGACTAGACCTCACCTTCATCATCCACGCCCTCCTGGTGAAAGACATCCAAGGGGCCCTACACAGTTACAAAGAAATCATCATCGAAGCCACGAAGCATCGCAACTCCGAGGAGATGTGGAGGAGGATGAACTTGATGACTCCAGAGGCCCTGGGGAAACTCAAAGAGGAGATGAAGAGCTGTGGAGTGGGTAACTTCGAGCAGTACACGGGGGATGACTGCTGGGTGAACCTCAGTTACACGGTGGTTGCTTTCACCAAACAGACCATGGGCTTCTTGGAAGAGGCACTGAAGCTGTATTTCCCGGAGCTGCACATGGTGCTTTTGGAGAGCCTGGTGGAAATCATTTTGGTTGCTGTTCAGCACGTGGATTACAGTCTTCGATGTGAGCAGGATCCAGAGAAGAAGGCTTTTATCAGGCAGAATGCATCCTTTCTGTATGAAACTGTCCTCCCCGTGGTGGAGAAAAGGTTTGAGGAGGGTGTGGGGAAACCCGCCAAGCAACTCCAGGACCTGAGAAATGCATCGAGACTGATGCGTGTGAATCCCGAAAGTACAACGTCAGTGGTCTGA
- the SPRTN gene encoding DNA-dependent metalloprotease SPRTN isoform X2 has translation MEELDPAVRGSGTWSPPAAMDEDMVLALQLQEEWNLQVLERDPAQEPLSLVDASWELVDPTPDIQALFMLFNDRFFWGHLEAVEVKWSMRMTLCAGICSYEGRGGMCSIRLSEPLLKLRPRKDLVEVYHTFHDEVDEYRRHWWRCNGPCQHKKPYYGYVKRATNRAPSAHDYWWAEHQKTCGGTYIKIKEPESYSKKGKGKTKPGRQPVSEAENKGKPNRGETQLLIPFSGKGYVLGGTSSSPSSGKCLTSHAVKTQDLLNQDHSANALRPNSKPEVTFEQNGSSGKTSLVSAALSSSHQSVLSNYFSRVSVSKHKAFRSVSGSPMKSLTVGDITKNSVSSSSQRRVTSSKISLRNPLKAVQSTSVTAPQVAGGPEDQFPSKRPRLEDRTVFNNFFIAKEQTQSGGNDPKCGSRPIAATQNASSSSSQSKMVHCPVCQSEVLESQINEHLDWCLAGDSL, from the exons ATg GAGGAGCTCGACCCGGCCGTCCGAGGCTCCGGTACGTGGAGTCCCCCGGCAGCCATGGATGAGGACATGGTTTTGGCGCTGCAGCTTCAGGAGGAGTGGAACTTGCAGGTCTTGGAGCGCGATCCGGCCCAGGAGCCTCTGTCTCTGGTGGATGCGTCCTGGGAGCTGGTGGACCCCACCCCCGATATTCAGGCCCTGTTTATGCTGTTCAACGACCGTTTCTTCTGGGGCCATCTGGAGGCGGTCGAGGTGAAGTGGAGCATGCGAATGACGCT GTGCGCTGGGATATGCAGCTACGAAGGCAGGGGCGGAATGTGTTCCATCCGCCTCAGTGAACCCCTCTTAAAGTTGAGACCAAGAAAGGATCTGGTGGAG GTGTACCATACTTTCCACGACGAGGTGGATGAGTACCGGCGACACTGGTGGCGCTGCAATGGGCCGTGTCAGCACAAGAAGCCATATTACGGCTACGTGAAACGCGCCACCAACAGGGCACCCTCTGCCCATGACTACTGGTGGGCTGAGCACCAGAAAACCTGTGGAGGCACCTACATAAAAATCAAGGAACCAGAGAGCTACtcaaaaaaaggcaaaggaaagacAAAACCAGGAAGGCAGCCAGTATCAGAAGCAGAAAATAAAG GTAAACCGAACAGAGGGGAGACACAGTTGTTAATCCCTTTCAGTGGGAAAGGGTATGTTCTAGGGGGAACCAGCAGTTCGCCTTCATCTGGGAAATGTCTCACTTCACATGCTGTTAAAACCCAGGATCTTTTAAATCAGGACCATTCAGCAAATGCCTTAAGACCCAATTCGAAAcctgaggtgacatttgaacagaaCGGCTCAAGTGGGAAAACGTCCTTAGTCTCCGCTGCTCTCAGTTCCAGTCACCAAAGTGTTTTAAGCAACTACTTCTCTAGAGTATCGGTCTCCAAGCACAAGGCTTTCAGAAGTGTGAGTGGGTCTCCGATGAAAAGCCTCACGGTTGGTGACATCACTAAAAACTCGGTCTCTTCTAGTTCTCAAAGGAGGGTGACATCTTCTAAGATATCCCTAAGAAATCCTCTAAAAGCAGTGCAATCGACATCTGTGACTGCACCCCAGGTTGCAGGTGGGCCTGAAGATCAATTCCCAAGTAAACGCCCCAGGCTCGAAGACAGGACTGTTTTCAACAACTTTTTTATCGCGAAAGAGCAAACACAGAGTGGTGGTAACGATCCAAAGTGTGGTTCACGTCCTATAGCTGCAACGCAGAATGCCAGCAGTTCATCTAGTCAGAGCAAAATGGTTCACTGTCCTGTTTGTCAGAGTGAAGTTTTGGAGTCTCAGATTAATGAGCACCTGGACTGGTGCCTTGCAGGTGATAGCCTCTAA
- the SPRTN gene encoding DNA-dependent metalloprotease SPRTN isoform X6: MEELDPAVRGSGTWSPPAAMDEDMVLALQLQEEWNLQVLERDPAQEPLSLVDASWELVDPTPDIQALFMLFNDRFFWGHLEAVEVKWSMRMTLCAGICSYEGRGGMCSIRLSEPLLKLRPRKDLVETLLHEMIHAYLFVTNNDKDREGHGPEFCKHMHRINRLTGANITVYHTFHDEVDEYRRHWWRCNGPCQHKKPYYGYVKRATNRAPSAHDYWWAEHQKTCGGTYIKIKEPESYSKKGKGKTKPGRQPVSEAENKVPQLSDC, encoded by the exons ATg GAGGAGCTCGACCCGGCCGTCCGAGGCTCCGGTACGTGGAGTCCCCCGGCAGCCATGGATGAGGACATGGTTTTGGCGCTGCAGCTTCAGGAGGAGTGGAACTTGCAGGTCTTGGAGCGCGATCCGGCCCAGGAGCCTCTGTCTCTGGTGGATGCGTCCTGGGAGCTGGTGGACCCCACCCCCGATATTCAGGCCCTGTTTATGCTGTTCAACGACCGTTTCTTCTGGGGCCATCTGGAGGCGGTCGAGGTGAAGTGGAGCATGCGAATGACGCT GTGCGCTGGGATATGCAGCTACGAAGGCAGGGGCGGAATGTGTTCCATCCGCCTCAGTGAACCCCTCTTAAAGTTGAGACCAAGAAAGGATCTGGTGGAG ACCCTCTTGCATGAAATGATACATGCCTATTTATTTGTCACGAATAACGATAAAGATCGGGAAGGGCACGGCCCAGAGTTTTGTAAGCATATGCATCGCATCAATCGCCTGACGGGAGCCAATATAACG GTGTACCATACTTTCCACGACGAGGTGGATGAGTACCGGCGACACTGGTGGCGCTGCAATGGGCCGTGTCAGCACAAGAAGCCATATTACGGCTACGTGAAACGCGCCACCAACAGGGCACCCTCTGCCCATGACTACTGGTGGGCTGAGCACCAGAAAACCTGTGGAGGCACCTACATAAAAATCAAGGAACCAGAGAGCTACtcaaaaaaaggcaaaggaaagacAAAACCAGGAAGGCAGCCAGTATCAGAAGCAGAAAATAAAG TACCACAGCTTTCGGACTGCTAA